The Methanococcoides methylutens MM1 genome has a window encoding:
- a CDS encoding 30S ribosomal protein S7 yields the protein MYKLFGKWDLTEVEVADAGIQRYVNLDPVVIPHTSGKHARQQFNKSDLCIVERLVNNVMRNEQNTGKKQLALRIVNDAFDIINKKTQKNPVQVLVEAIANAGPREEVVRLKYGGISVPKAVDTAPQRRVDNALRYITMGANQASFKSKRSASECLASELIAASNRDAKCFSINRKDGKERVAKAAR from the coding sequence ATGTACAAGTTATTCGGAAAATGGGACCTTACAGAGGTAGAGGTTGCTGATGCTGGTATCCAGAGATATGTAAATCTTGACCCTGTTGTCATTCCACACACATCAGGTAAGCACGCAAGGCAGCAGTTCAACAAATCCGATCTTTGCATTGTTGAGCGTCTCGTCAACAACGTTATGCGCAATGAGCAGAACACCGGTAAGAAGCAGCTTGCTCTTCGTATTGTAAACGATGCTTTTGATATAATCAACAAGAAGACCCAGAAGAACCCTGTTCAGGTACTTGTAGAGGCTATTGCTAATGCAGGTCCAAGGGAAGAGGTCGTCAGGCTCAAATACGGTGGTATCTCCGTACCAAAAGCAGTAGATACTGCTCCACAGAGGCGTGTTGACAACGCACTGAGATACATCACAATGGGTGCAAACCAGGCATCATTCAAATCAAAGCGCTCTGCTTCCGAATGCCTTGCATCTGAGCTCATTGCAGCTTCAAACCGTGATGCAAAGTGCTTCTCCATCAACAGGAAGGACGGAAAGGAAAGGGTCGCAAAGGCAGCACGTTAA